Proteins from a single region of Ziziphus jujuba cultivar Dongzao chromosome 1, ASM3175591v1:
- the LOC107432925 gene encoding 3-ketoacyl-CoA synthase 20, translating into MGTSEEKQSMENKQDGVRLKYVKLGYHYLISNAMYICLLPIIVALAHLSIEDLVHLFHQHQLSLVSVTLVCTGLTVCLATLYFALRPREVYLLDFSAFKPDPSLMVSRETFMRQSKDTNSFSEETLAFQRKILERSGYGQKTYAPEAALEVPIDPTMAKARKEVEMVMFGAIDQLLAKTGVNVKDIGVVVVNCSLFNPTPSLSAMVVNRYKLRGNILSYNLGGMGCSASLISIDLAKRLLKDQSNSYALVVSTESMTLNWYGGNNRSMLITNCLFRLGGAAVLLTNRSSERRRSKYQLMQTLRTHKGADDKSFKCVVQQEDESKKVGIMLSRDLMAVAGEAIKTNITMLGPLVLPLSEQLLFLANLIGRKVFKMKMKQYVPDFKLAFEHICIHAGGRGVLDQIEKNLALTRWHMEPSRMTLYRFGNTSSSSLWYELAYTEAKGRVRKGDRLWQIAFGSGFKCNSVVWRALRTIDPNKEKSNPWTDEIEEFPIHVPDISPILV; encoded by the exons atgggGACTAGTGAGGaaaaacaaagcatggagaaCAAACAAGATGGCGTTAGACTCAAGTACGTGAAGCTTGGTTATCACTACTTGATCTCTAACGCCATGTACATATGTCTCCTGCCAATTATAGTAGCTTTGGCTCATCTTTCCATTGAAGATTTGGTCCACCTTTTTCACCAACACCAGCTAAGTCTAGTATCAGTAACCCTAGTTTGTACTGGACTTACTGTTTGCTTAGCAACCCTTTACTTTGCTCTCCGTCCACGAGAGGTTTACTTGCTCGATTTCTCGGCATTTAAGCCTGATCCATCTCTTATGGTCAGCCGAGAAACTTTCATGAGGCAGTCTAAGGACACCAACAGCTTCTCCGAAGAAACGTTAGCATTTCAGAGGAAGATCTTGGAGAGGTCCGGTTATGGACAGAAGACTTATGCGCCAGAAGCAGCTTTGGAGGTTCCAATCGACCCGACAATGGCGAAGGCGAGGAAGGAGGTGGAGATGGTGATGTTTGGAGCTATAGACCAGTTGTTAGCCAAAACCGGAGTGAACGTTAAGGATATTGGGGTCGTTGTGGTGAATTGCAGTTTGTTTAATCCTACTCCTTCTTTGTCTGCCATGGTTGTGAACCGCTACAAGCTAAGGGGGAACATTTTGAGCTACAATCTTGGTGGGATGGGTTGCAGTGCAAGCCTGATTTCCATAGATCTCGCCAAACGCTTGTTAAAG GACCAATCCAATTCCTATGCCCTAGTGGTTAGCACAGAGAGCATGACTCTAAACTGGTACGGAGGAAACAACCGTTCAATGCTCATCACAAACTGTCTGTTCCGGCTAGGTGGTGCAGCGGTCCTCTTGACGAACCGGTCCTCCGAACGCCGGCGTTCGAAGTACCAGCTCATGCAAACCTTACGTACACACAAAGGTGCTGACGACAAATCATTCAAATGCGTCGTACAGCAAGAAGACGAATCCAAAAAAGTCGGTATCATGCTCTCGAGAGATCTCATGGCCGTAGCAGGAGAAGCCATCAAAACCAACATCACAATGCTTGGCCCACTGGTTCTTCCTTTGTCGGAACAACTGCTTTTTCTAGCAAACCTAATCGGAAGAAAGGTCttcaagatgaagatgaagcagTACGTTCCCGATTTCAAGCTCGCTTTCGAGCACATTTGCATCCATGCAGGAGGGAGAGGAGTTCTCGATCAGATAGAGAAGAACCTTGCTCTAACAAGATGGCATATGGAGCCCTCGAGAATGACTTTGTATAGGTTCGGGAATACCTCAAGCAGCTCACTGTGGTATGAGCTTGCTTACACTGAAGCTAAAGGAAGGGTGAGGAAAGGTGATAGGCTATGGCAGATTGCTTTTGGATCTGGGTTTAAGTGTAACAGTGTGGTTTGGAGAGCTTTAAGGACCATTGATCCCAACAAGGAAAAGAGTAATCCATGGACGGATGAGATTGAGGAGTTTCCTATTCATGTTCCTGATATTTCACCTATTTTAGTCTGA
- the LOC107432975 gene encoding 3-ketoacyl-CoA synthase 20 codes for MGIHENKLSNSSVRLKYVKLGYHYMVSNATYVCLLPLIIALPHLFHDQFLHIFHHHDLITPSSLIALMIFLATLYFVLRPRRVYLLDFACFKPQPELMCSGETFIRQSKLADCFSEEALGFQKKILEKSGYGPKTYAAETLLEVPMKPSIAAARKEVEMVMVGAIDQLLAKTGVNVKDIGILVVNSSMFNPIPSLSAMVVNRYKLRGNILSYNLGGMGCSAGLIAIDLAQRLLQDAANSHALVVSTESMTLNYYRGNNRSMLISNCLFRLGAAAILLTNRLSDRRRAKYQLRHTVRTHKGSDDKSYECVFQQEDEEAQKVGITLSKDLLSVAGEAIKTNITMLGPLVLPISEKLLFLANLIGRKVLKMKMKQYVPDFKTAFEHICIHAGGRGVLDELEKNLGLTQWFMEPSRMTLYRFGNTSSSCLWYELAYSEAKGRVKKGDRIWQIGFGSGFKCNSAVWVALRTVDPRTEKGNPWMDEIDEFPVHVPEVSPILI; via the exons ATGGGGATTCATGAGAATAAACTTTCAAATTCATCAGTGAGACTCAAATACGTGAAGCTTGGTTACCACTACATGGTCTCCAATGCCACGTACGTTTGTCTCCTGCCACTGATAATAGCTTTGCCTCACCTTTTCCACGACCAATTCCTACACATTTTCCATCACCATGATCTCATAACCCCATCATCATTGATTGCCCTTATGATTTTTCTGGCAACCCTTTACTTTGTTCTTCGTCCGCGTCGAGTTTACCTGCTCGATTTCGCATGCTTTAAGCCCCAACCGGAGCTTATGTGCAGTGGTGAGACTTTCATTCGGCAGTCAAAGCTTGCCGACTGCTTTTCAGAAGAAGCTTTAGGGTTTCAGAAGAAGATTTTGGAGAAGTCCGGGTATGGACCGAAGACTTATGCGGCGGAGACGCTGTTGGAGGTCCCGATGAAGCCGTCGATAGCCGCTGCGAGGAAGGAGGTGGAGATGGTGATGGTCGGAGCAATAGACCAGTTGTTGGCTAAAACCGGAGTGAATGTTAAGGACATTGGGATTCTTGTGGTTAATTCTAGCATGTTTAATCCAATTCCATCTCTGTCTGCTATGGTTGTGAACCGTTACAAGCTTAGGGGGAACATTTTGAGCTATAATCTTGGTGGGATGGGTTGCAGTGCTGGCCTTATTGCTATTGACCTTGCTCAGCGCCTGTTACag GATGCAGCCAACTCTCACGCCCTGGTAGTAAGCACAGAAAGCATGACACTAAACTATTACCGCGGAAACAACCGCTCGATGCTCATATCAAACTGTCTATTCCGCCTCGGCGCCGCCGCCATCCTCTTAACCAACCGGTTATCCGACCGCCGCCGCGCCAAGTACCAACTCAGGCACACCGTTCGCACTCACAAGGGCTCCGATGACAAATCCTATGAGTGCGTATTccaacaagaagatgaagaagctcAAAAAGTGGGAATAACACTCTCGAAAGACCTACTCTCCGTGGCTGGAGAGGCAATCAAAACCAACATCACAATGCTAGGTCCTCTGGTTCTTCCCATCTCCGAGAAACTCCTTTTTCTCGCGAACCTAATCGGAAGAAAGGtcttgaagatgaagatgaaacaGTACGTTCCGGATTTCAAGACGGCATTCGAGCACATTTGCATACACGCAGGTGGTAGAGGAGTGCTTGATGAGCTAGAGAAGAATTTAGGCCTAACCCAATGGTTCATGGAGCCTTCAAGAATGACTCTTTATAGGTTCGGGAATACCTCAAGTAGCTGTTTGTGGTATGAGCTTGCTTATAGTGAAGCTAAAGGAAGGGTTAAGAAAGGTGATCGGATATGGCAGATTGGATTCGGATCCGGGTTCAAATGTAATAGTGCAGTTTGGGTTGCATTGAGGACTGTTGATCCGAGGACGGAGAAGGGTAATCCATGGATGGATGAGATTGATGAGTTTCCTGTTCATGTCCCTGAAGTTTCACCTATTCTCATctaa
- the LOC107432891 gene encoding probable beta-1,3-galactosyltransferase 2 isoform X2: MSWKSKGVEPASKNVVSRKFTILMCIGCFCAGMFFSGRMWTVPEVKSISRTSREDDEMPKLISGCDQSNDAEQESKDLRGEVSKSHHAIRTMDKTISSLEMELAAARAAQESVLNGSPVENIKVPESNGKRKYLMVIGINTAFSSRKRRDSIRDTWMPQGDKRKKLEEEKGIIVRFVIGHSATSGGILDRAIEAEDKKHGDFLRLEHVEGYLELSAKTKIYFATAVALWDADFYVKVDDDVHVNIATLGATLARQREKSRVYIGCMKSGPVLARKGVRYHEPEYWKFGEEGNKYFRHATGQLYAISKDLATYISINQHVLHKYANEDVSLGSWFIGLDVEHIDDRRLCCGTPPDCEWKAQAGNVCVASFDWTCSGICKSAERIKEVHRRCGEGENALWNAVF; this comes from the exons ATGTCTTGGAAGAGCAAAGGGGTAGAGCCAGCTTCAAAGAATGTAGTCTCTCGGAAATTTACCATTTTGATGTGTATTGGCTGCTTTTGTGCTGGGATGTTCTTCTCCGGGAG AATGTGGACAGTGCCTGAGGTTAAAAGCATATCAAGGACAAGTCGAGAGGATGATGAAATGCCAAAGTTAATTTCTGGTTGTGATCAATCTAAT GATGCAGAACAAGAATCCAAGGACTTGCGTGGGGAAGTTTCAAAGTCTCACCATGCTATACG AACAATGGACAAAACAATTTCAAGTTTGGAAATGGAACTAGCTGCAGCAAGGGCAGCACAAGAATCTGTACTTAATGGTTCCCCTgtagaaaatataaaagttcCCGAGTCTAATGGGAAAAGGAAATATTTGATGGTCATAGGAATCAATACTGCCTTCAGCAGCCGAAAGCGAAGAGATTCAATCCGTGATACTTGGATGCCCCAAG GTGATAAAAGGAAGAAGCTTGAGGAAGAGAAGGGCATCATAGTTCGTTTTGTTATAGGTCACAG TGCTACATCGGGTGGCATCCTTGATAGAGCCATTGAAGCAGAGGACAAAAAACATGGTGATTTCTTGCGGCTG GAGCATGTCGAGGGTTATCTTGAATTATCAGCGAAAACAAAGATTTACTTTGCAACTGCTGTTGCTCTCTGGGATGCTGACTTTTATGTTAAAGTTGATGATGATGTCCATGTAAACATAG CAACACTTGGAGCTACTTTAGCTAGGCAAAGGGAGAAGTCCAGGGTGTATATAGGATGCATGAAATCTGGTCCCGTTCTAGCCCGAAA GGGAGTGAGATACCATGAACCTGAGTACTGGAAATTTGGCGAGGAGGGTAACAAGTATTTCCGACATGCCACAGGCCAGCTATATGCTATCTCAAAAGATCTGGCCACGTATATATCCATTAATCA GCATGTTTTACACAAGTATGCAAATGAGGATGTTTCTTTGGGTTCGTGGTTCATTGGATTGGATGTGGAGCACATTGATGACCGAAGATTATGTTGTGGCACACCACCAG ATTGTGAGTGGAAAGCTCAGGCTGGCAATGTTTGCGTTGCTTCATTTGATTGGACCTGCAGTGGGATTTGCAAATCCGCTGAGAGGATCAAGGAGGTCCACCGGCGATGCGGAGAGGGTGAGAATGCCTTGTGGAATGCAGTATTCTAA
- the LOC107432891 gene encoding probable beta-1,3-galactosyltransferase 2 isoform X1, producing the protein MSWKSKGVEPASKNVVSRKFTILMCIGCFCAGMFFSGRMWTVPEVKSISRTSREDDEMPKLISGCDQSNKDAEQESKDLRGEVSKSHHAIRTMDKTISSLEMELAAARAAQESVLNGSPVENIKVPESNGKRKYLMVIGINTAFSSRKRRDSIRDTWMPQGDKRKKLEEEKGIIVRFVIGHSATSGGILDRAIEAEDKKHGDFLRLEHVEGYLELSAKTKIYFATAVALWDADFYVKVDDDVHVNIATLGATLARQREKSRVYIGCMKSGPVLARKGVRYHEPEYWKFGEEGNKYFRHATGQLYAISKDLATYISINQHVLHKYANEDVSLGSWFIGLDVEHIDDRRLCCGTPPDCEWKAQAGNVCVASFDWTCSGICKSAERIKEVHRRCGEGENALWNAVF; encoded by the exons ATGTCTTGGAAGAGCAAAGGGGTAGAGCCAGCTTCAAAGAATGTAGTCTCTCGGAAATTTACCATTTTGATGTGTATTGGCTGCTTTTGTGCTGGGATGTTCTTCTCCGGGAG AATGTGGACAGTGCCTGAGGTTAAAAGCATATCAAGGACAAGTCGAGAGGATGATGAAATGCCAAAGTTAATTTCTGGTTGTGATCAATCTAAT aAGGATGCAGAACAAGAATCCAAGGACTTGCGTGGGGAAGTTTCAAAGTCTCACCATGCTATACG AACAATGGACAAAACAATTTCAAGTTTGGAAATGGAACTAGCTGCAGCAAGGGCAGCACAAGAATCTGTACTTAATGGTTCCCCTgtagaaaatataaaagttcCCGAGTCTAATGGGAAAAGGAAATATTTGATGGTCATAGGAATCAATACTGCCTTCAGCAGCCGAAAGCGAAGAGATTCAATCCGTGATACTTGGATGCCCCAAG GTGATAAAAGGAAGAAGCTTGAGGAAGAGAAGGGCATCATAGTTCGTTTTGTTATAGGTCACAG TGCTACATCGGGTGGCATCCTTGATAGAGCCATTGAAGCAGAGGACAAAAAACATGGTGATTTCTTGCGGCTG GAGCATGTCGAGGGTTATCTTGAATTATCAGCGAAAACAAAGATTTACTTTGCAACTGCTGTTGCTCTCTGGGATGCTGACTTTTATGTTAAAGTTGATGATGATGTCCATGTAAACATAG CAACACTTGGAGCTACTTTAGCTAGGCAAAGGGAGAAGTCCAGGGTGTATATAGGATGCATGAAATCTGGTCCCGTTCTAGCCCGAAA GGGAGTGAGATACCATGAACCTGAGTACTGGAAATTTGGCGAGGAGGGTAACAAGTATTTCCGACATGCCACAGGCCAGCTATATGCTATCTCAAAAGATCTGGCCACGTATATATCCATTAATCA GCATGTTTTACACAAGTATGCAAATGAGGATGTTTCTTTGGGTTCGTGGTTCATTGGATTGGATGTGGAGCACATTGATGACCGAAGATTATGTTGTGGCACACCACCAG ATTGTGAGTGGAAAGCTCAGGCTGGCAATGTTTGCGTTGCTTCATTTGATTGGACCTGCAGTGGGATTTGCAAATCCGCTGAGAGGATCAAGGAGGTCCACCGGCGATGCGGAGAGGGTGAGAATGCCTTGTGGAATGCAGTATTCTAA
- the LOC107432965 gene encoding CASP-like protein 2D1, producing MSRNQDSSSSSFTNNIPALKLVDCSLRICVIPLSIATIWVTVTNHQDNSSYGKLDFSNLLGLKYIICISTVSAVYAFLAAVSSWVKYLVTKAWLFFISDQIVAYLLVTSGAAVLEILYLAYKGDREVSWSESCSAYGKFCSRMKVALVLHALVLCCFLVLAVISAYRVFSKFEPPHVPYKEVEEERT from the exons ATGAGTAGGAATCAAGATTCTAGTTCTTCTAGCTTCACCAACAACATTCCAGCCCTCAAGCTTGTAGATTGTTCTCTTAGGATTTGTGTGATTCCTCTTAGTATTGCAACCATATGGGTAACTGTGACCAACCATCAGGATAATAGCAGCTATGGGAAGCTAGATTTCAGCAATCTCCTGGGTCTGAA GTACATAATCTGCATCAGTACTGTCTCTGCTGTGTATGCTTTTCTTGCAGCTGTCTCCTCATGGGTCAAATATTTAGTGACTAAAGCTTGGCTTTTCTTTATTTCTGACCAG ATTGTAGCTTACCTATTGGTAACATCTGGAGCAGCAGTGTTAGAGATATTGTATTTAGCGTATAAAGGTGATAGGGAAGTTTCATGGAGTGAATCCTGCAGTGCCTATGGAAAATTCTGCTCTAGAATGAAGGTGGCTTTGGTTCTCCATGCTCTGGTCCTTTGCTGCTTCTTGGTTTTAGCTGTGATTTCAGCTTACCGGGTTTTTAGCAAGTTTGAACCTCCTCATGTTCCATACAAAGAGGTTGAAGAAGAAAGAACTTAA